The following nucleotide sequence is from bacterium.
CCCGGACCAGCTTCGAGATCGCCGGCAAGCGCCTCTCGGCCGACGTGATCAATATTTCGAAATCCAGCTCCTCGGCCACCAAGGGCGAGAGCCTGCTCGACACCGCCAAGAACCTCATGGCCATGTCGCCCGACATCCTGGTCATCCGCCACCCCTCGGCCGGCGCGCCCCAGGCGGTGGCCAAGGTCCTGCCCGGGGTTCGGATCATCAATGCCGGCGACGGAGCTCACGAGCATCCGACTCAGGCCCTGCTCGACCTCCTGACCATCCGCGACCACAAGAAGAAGATCGAGGGCCTCCAAGTCGGCATCGTCGGCGACATCGCCCACTCCCGGGTGGCCCGGTCCAATCTTTACGCGCTGAAGACTTTCGGCGCCTCGGTGACGGTGGTGGGCCCCAAGAGCATGATGCCGCCGGGAATCGAAAGTCTCGGCGTCCGGGTCAGCCACAATCTGTCCGAGGTCTTGCCCGAGCTCGACGTCGTCATGATGCTGCGGATCCAGACCGAAAGGCTCGACGGCCTGCCGTTCCCCAGCCTCCGCGAATATTCCCGGTTTTTCGGCCTCAATGCCGCCTTGCTCCG
It contains:
- a CDS encoding aspartate carbamoyltransferase catalytic subunit translates to MKLSQTHILSMSSLSREEIEFIFRTTDTFREVGGRAIKKVPALRGKTVINLFFENSTRTRTSFEIAGKRLSADVINISKSSSSATKGESLLDTAKNLMAMSPDILVIRHPSAGAPQAVAKVLPGVRIINAGDGAHEHPTQALLDLLTIRDHKKKIEGLQVGIVGDIAHSRVARSNLYALKTFGASVTVVGPKSMMPPGIESLGVRVSHNLSEVLPELDVVMMLRIQTERLDGLPFPSLREYSRFFGLNAALLRKAKPDVVIMHPGPVNRGVEIAPEVADGPYSLILDQVKNGVAVRMALLYLLAGE